In the genome of Mytilus edulis chromosome 3, xbMytEdul2.2, whole genome shotgun sequence, one region contains:
- the LOC139516703 gene encoding monocarboxylate transporter 12-like encodes MTAETEEFKELKTDNQELCYELKENKVPDGGWGWVVLVCSFFVMFMIDGLFGSYGLLLPVLMENLHASPSLTSLAGSVIVGCLLFIAIVACPLIEKFGCRVVAITGALIATIGLVLSSMAVNIWMFLATYGIVTGCGMGLMYLPSIVMVNQYFDKKRGIAQSIMSAGSGIGLMVISPVTEKLLDVYSWRGTLLILAGFFLQLCVACAMFRTYKVIPPQNKNVKESKEMGENFKEIEIEILVDQPNTKDILSVKSLDNENYKQSIGSLQKTQLSEKCTKIHFEGKCCKKHAMQFAKTENFKQSTNSLPQNMFRTPYEKSSFLPFRSSHCINEPHRHSSSLFKNLNKGILSQKDIFYCGSLTRLKHNSDTKSLIGSIVIRGDEYSYSKVSLDTSNSSDESEYHHMVCNGGLCANKVFWFVAIAAVLSQMAQFIPNMFLGDYGKTIGLSSMQVSWIFSVFGVVNTLGRLLPGFIIDNTKLSSVCLCVIGMAGCTITCFMFPLCDQFASLMAFSSFFGFFIAFYCPLQPIMVLDSVGLDNLTKGLGVLTVLKAPAAVFGPPFAGVLYEWTKNYDIAILFAGCLCLLTIVVYLINPVYNYLKSLCNSNNDNSSITFSSSDSTL; translated from the exons ATGACAGCTGAGACTGAAGAATTCAAAGAGTTAAAAACTGATAACCAAGAGCTATGTTACGAATTAAAGGAAAACAAAGTTCCGGACGGAGGATGGGGATGGGTGGTATTAGTGTGTTCGTTCTTTGTTATGTTCATGATAGATGGTTTATTCGGATCTTACGGACTTTTACTTCCAGTTTTAATGGAAAATTTACATGCTAGTCCTTCTTTGACTTCTCTGGCTGGTTCGGTTATCGTTGGATGTCTTTTATTCATTG CTATCGTTGCTTGTCCTCTGATAGAAAAATTTGGTTGCAGAGTTGTAGCTATAACCGGAGCACTGATTGCCACAATAGGATTAGTTTTAAGTTCCATGGCTGTTAATATATGGATGTTTCTTGCGACTTATGGAATAGTCACGG GTTGCGGTATGGGACTTATGTATTTACCGTCAATAGTAATGGTTAATCAGTACTTCGACAAGAAAAGAGGCATTGCGCAGAGTATCATGTCTGCTGGTTCCGGTATCGGATTGATGGTTATCTCTCCTGTTACAGAAAAGTTGCTCGACGTTTATAGCTGGCGTGGAACACTTTTAATTCTTGCTGGTTTTTTCCTGCAATTATGTGTTGCTTGTGCAATGTTTAGGACTTACAAGGTAATACCACCTCAAAACAAGAATGTCAAAGAATCGAAAGAGATGGgagaaaatttcaaagaaattgaAATCGAAATTTTAGTTGATCAACCAAATACAAAAGACATATTGTCTGTAAAATCCCTtgataatgaaaattataaacaGAGTATTGGAAGTTTACAGAAGACACAATTGAGTGAAAAGTGCACAAAAATTCATTTTGAAGGGAAATGTTGTAAAAAACATGCCATGCAGTTTGCGAAAACAGAAAATTTCAAGCAAAGTACTAATAGTCTACCGCAAAACATGTTTAGAACACCTTATGAGAAAAGTTCATTTCTCCCATTCCGCTCTAGTCACTGTATTAATGAACCTCATCGGCATTCATCATctctatttaaaaatttaaacaaaggCATTCTCTCTCAAAAAGACATTTTCTATTGTGGTAGTTTAACTCGTCTCAAACATAATAGTGACACAAAAAGCCTTATTGGTTCAATAGTTATTAGAGGAGATGAATACAGTTATAGCAAAGTGTCTCTTGATACTTCCAATTCTTCTGATGAAAGTGAATATCACCATATGGTATGCAACGGAGGTCTGTGTGCTAATAAAGTATTTTGGTTCGTCGCCATCGCAGCTGTTCTTTCTCAGATGGCTCAGTTCATTCCGAACATGTTCCTTGGCGATTATGGAAAAACCATTGGATTGAGCAGTATGCAAGTGTCTTGgatattttctgtttttg GTGTGGTCAATACTTTAGGCAGACTCCTGCCAGGCTTTATAATCGACAATACAAAATTATCGTCGGTATGCCTGTGTGTCATTGGTATGGCTGGCTGTACCATTACTTGTTTTATGTTTCCGTTATGTGACCAGTTTGCATCACTGATggcattttcttcttttttcggATTCTTTATAG cattttactGTCCACTACAACCAATCATGGTTCTAGATAGTGTCGGATTAGACAACTTAACTAAAGGATTAGGAGTACTGACAGTTCTTAAAGCACCAGCAGCTGTATTTGGACCTCCTTTTGCAG GAGTTCTCTATGAATGGACCAAGAATTATGATATCGCAATACTGTTTGCCGGATGTCTATGTTTGTTAACAATAGTAGTATATCTAATTAATCCAGTTTACAACTACCTCAAATCTCTTTGTAATTCAAACAACGACAACTCTTCAATAACCTTCTCGTCAAGTGATTCTACACTTTGA
- the LOC139515296 gene encoding uncharacterized protein, whose protein sequence is MDCLNPLPPETILFSLDVTSLYTNIPHDDGIEACREVWNSRYTLRPPTECLIQLLTLVLQCNNFTFNGEHFLQVNGTAMGTKMASSYANIFMGKLEQRILNSSLYQPLSWFRFIDDIDMKWDNTKQELNLFIQHANDAHPSIKFTYEISDSKITFLDTTTRLRDGNIFTDLYCKPTDKHQYLSPLSCHPKHCTKSIPYSQAIRIKNLFHQRCCQKTTTRTSRSPKTSGLQKKRH, encoded by the coding sequence atggaTTGTTTGAACCCTCTCCCACCTGAAACGATCCTTTTCTCGCTTGATGTTACCTCCCTCTATACTAACATCCCCCATGACGATGGTATTGAAGCCTGTAGGGAAGTCTGGAACTCTCGTTACACCTTACGTCCACCAACTGAATGTCTCATCCAGCTTCTAACTTTGGTATTACAATGCAATAACTTCACATTCAATGGTGAACACTTTCTCCAAGTTAATGGAACAGCAATGGGAACAAAGATGGCCTCGTcttatgccaatatttttatggGGAAATTAGAACAGAGAATTCTCAATTCTTCTCTTTATCAACCCCTCTCTTGGTTCCGATTTATTGACGATATTGACATGAAGTGGGATAATACTAAACAAGAACTAAATTTGTTTATTCAACATGCCAACGATGCCCATCcctcaataaaattcacatatgaaatctCTGACTCTAAGATCACATTTCTTGACACTACAACGAGATTGAGGGATGGAAACATATTTACAGATCTGTATTGCAAgcccacagacaaacatcaatatctgTCTCCTTTGAGTTGTCACCCTAAACATTGCACCAAGAGCATTCCCTACAGCCAGGCCATACGAATAAAAAATTTGTTCCACCAACGATGTTGCCAAAAAACTACTACAAGAACTTCGCGGTCACCTAAAACATCGGggctacaaaagaaaagacattga